The following proteins are encoded in a genomic region of Brachypodium distachyon strain Bd21 chromosome 1, Brachypodium_distachyon_v3.0, whole genome shotgun sequence:
- the LOC100839271 gene encoding uncharacterized protein LOC100839271: MALFPDWVMLDRFVVRRDDLDVDDSTVASGSGSGEHVFHVGFQLHAPPRVSRILLRVDAGSSSFNNFHVVAAHRDALLLQMSYLIEARRGRTLRKYLMIDFFLYRAAGTDGSSRPSLDLLPAVDGTEAEVRTRIEAEGFVWTNQRERRAKGLDLGVVRRGEKEFAVAELQVSCSKEPSELHVFCPTKSSQWEIKQPPLIPVGCADDFSLERLLFYWNADKVVTFGSSLCWIDYCYGIIFCDVFDDSPVLYYKEFPSKVPNLYDNCHGTGWVDAYQTVGVTSCGSLKYVTVVRGDGKITGEFTESSGFTVTSWTLKRTEVNKMEWEKTDEATSDDLWRLDGFQNLPRIPLWFPHISIDDPNVVCFVLRRRVEGKWYHETWLVSVDLSSKAVKASHPYSNPELEETDISCETDFSKSKYWYFESFLPTEFTKYMNLLSTRTDLLHSEPKPRKRKFMEGSKELELTG; the protein is encoded by the exons ATGGCTCTCTTCCCTGACTGGGTTATGCTGGACCGCTTCGTGGTCCGCCGGGACGACCTTGACGTGGACGACTCAACCGTGGCCTCCGGCAGCGGCTCCGGGGAGCACGTGTTCCACGTCGGATTCCAgctccacgcgccgccgcgggtgTCCCGCATCCTCCTGCGGGTCGACGCCGGCTCGTCGTCCTTCAACAACTTCCACGTTGTCGCCGCCCACCGCGACGCGTTGCTCCTTCAGATGTCATACCTCATCGaggcgcgccgcggccgcacGCTCCGCAAGTACTTGATGATCGACTTCTTCCTCTACAGAGCAGCCGGTACCGATGGCTCGTCTCGGCCGTCGCTCGATCTTCTCCCCGCTGTCGACGGCACCGAGGCCGAGGTCCGGACCCGGATCGAGGCGGAGGGCTTCGTCTGGACGAACCAGCGCGAACGGAGGGCCAAGGGCTTGGATCTCGGCGTCGTGCGCCGTGGCGAGAAAGAGTTTGCAGTCGCCGAGCTCCAGGTCAGCTGTTCTAAGGAGCCATCAGAGCTCCACGTGTTTTGCCCGACCAAATCGAGCCAGTGGGAAATCAAGCAGCCACCGCTCATACCCGTGGGTTGTGCGGACGATTTTTCCTTGGAGCGGTTGCTGTTCTACTGGAATGCGGACAAGGTCGTCACATTTGGGAGCTCCCTCTGCTGGATAGATTACTGCTATGGCATCATTTTCTGTGATGTGTTCGATGACAGCCCAGTGCTCTACTACAAGGAATTCCCTTCAAAAGTGCCCAATCTGTATGACAACTGTCATGGTACTGGATGGGTTGATGCCTACCAGACCGTCGGTGTTACCAGCTGCGGCTCCCTGAAGTACGTCACAGTTGTGCGGGGTGATGGCAAGATTACCGGAGAGTTCACAGAGTCTTCTGGTTTCACCGTCACCTCCTGGACTCTAAAGAGAACAGAAGTGAATAAGATGGAGTGGGAAAAGACTGATGAGGCTACGTCCGATGATCTCTGGCGTCTTGATGGTTTTCAGAATCTCCCGCGCATCCCGTTGTGGTTTCCTCACATCAGCATTGACGACCCCAATGTTGTTTGCTTTGTGTTGAGGAGGAGGGTTGAAGGGAAGTGGTACCACGAGACTTGGCTAGTTTCTGTTGACTTGAGCAGCAAGGCAGTTAAGGCTTCCCACCCATATAGCAATCCAGAATTAGAAGAAACGGATATCTCTTGTGAGACTGACTTTTCAAAATCAAAGTACTGGTACTTCGAGTCTTTTCTTCCCACCGAGTTCACCAAGTACATGAATCTGCTTAGCACCAG GACCGACCTTCTTCATAGTGAGCCAAAACCTAGAAAGAGGAAGTTCATGGAAGGGAGCAAAGAGTTAGAGCTCACAGGATAA
- the LOC100821342 gene encoding uncharacterized protein LOC100821342: MSSFAALGDHHTNAQREYSYRRYIDDDMEVDVEDDCLSFEQFRVMEPRTVVPPFTCEDYAFNYPIVGAIGGYDYKCPLTPDPTKKFILSIILGAERVMGRGKCYAPFTSENIVVTHERQALFKHLRMVGLSDAAKTAVYKSIATVITELFTDYDIPGDIQHLINLLKSGKKQVLYKIHPSIVPHSDRGWVFLKSYEYVMHRADAASKDLILLALPYHDTWRTKVNLNHVLTETYEYSDGAYDVNPSVGDQTAWTENAKKIQSAEKFMEFLRNGTSHRLQRSSKLSADQYETLLLVLFHMLLPKLLEAMLDHLGADGLEKAGLLR; encoded by the exons ATGTCTAGTTTTGCGGCACTTGGTGACCACCACACAAATG CTCAACGGGAGTACAGCTATCGCAGATACATTGATGATGATATGGAAGTTGATGTTGAGGATGACTGTTTATCGTTTGAGCAGTTCAGGGTGATGGAACCACGGACAGTTGTACCACCATTTACATGTGAAGATTATGCTTTTAACTACCCGATTGTAGGAGCCATTGGAGGTTACGATTACAAGTGCCCCCTCACCCCTGACCCCACAAAGAAGTTCATTTTGTCAATCATATTGGGCGCTGAGAGAGTAATGGGTCGTGGAAAATGCTATGCACCATTTACGAGCGAGAATATTGTGGTGACTCATGAACGACAAGCATTATTCAAGCATCTTCGAATGGTTGGATTATCTGATGCAGCCAAAACAGCAGTGTACAAGAGCATTGCTACGGTCATCACGGAACTTTTTACGGACTATGATATCCCTGGAGATATCCAGCACCTTATCAATTTGCTGAAGAGTGGAAAGAAGCAAGTGCTTTACAAAATACATCCTTCCATAGTGCCCCACTCTGATAGGGGATGGGTGTTCCTTAAATCTTACGAGTATGTCATGCATAGGGCAGATGCTGCTTCAAAGGATTTGATTCTTCTTGCCTTGCCGTACCATGACACCTGGCGAACAAAGGTCAATCTGAATCATGTTCTGACAGAGACATATGAGTACAGCGACGGGGCCTATGATGTAAACCCTTCTGTTGGAGATCAAACTGCCTGGACTGAAAATGCAAAGAAGATTCAGTCAGCTGAGAAATTCATGGAGTTTCTTCGTAATGGCACCTCTCACAGGTTGCAGAGATCTAGCAAACTTAGTGCTGATCAATATGAAACGCTTCTGTTGGTCCTCTTTCACATGCTCCTTCCAAAGCTGCTAGAGGCCATGCTTGATCATCTAGGTGCTGATGGCCTTGAGAAGGCAGGGCTGCTTAG GTAA
- the LOC106865708 gene encoding formin-like protein 5, translated as MAPASPGSAPSPPAPPAPALPDSAPPASPEYMPSMEWLMAGPAPPMLGEEDDFVLALAPPPPSLFCPIHGHGPCPTRDGTAPPPPSPTPPATPPRIDFNSNQTGGGTSEADRNDDSGLEVINPKARPRLLRCFAAAMAAHRAGPGGGGWNPATLGTAARTTQRNFRVSAPPSAPAGKRRSSVACSATPPPPKKSRQDFEAAKQEPRVTVLDDNPAYSGFTFDSNSSNDASWIDA; from the exons atggcccccgcgtcgccgggCTCCGCACCATcacctcccgcgccgccggcccccgcgCTGCCAGactccgcgccgccggcctccccggAATATATGCCCTCAATGGAGTGGCTAATGGCCGGACCGGCGCCGCCCATGCTTGGGGAAGAGGACGATTTCGTCCTCGCCCTCGCACCGCCTCCACCGTCGCTATTCTGCCCAATTCATGGGCATGGTCCATGCCCGACACGGGAtggcacggcgccgccgcctccgtctccgACCCCGCCTGCAACTCCACCACGCATCGACTTCAACTCAAACCAAACCGGCGGTGGCACCTCCGAGGCGGACCGGAACGACGACAGTGGACTTGAAGTTATCAACCCGAAGGCGCGCCCACGGCTCCTCCGCTGTTttgcggccgccatggcggctCACCGCGCCGgaccgggcggcggcgggtggaaCCCCGCCACcctcg GCACCGCGGCGAGGACGACCCAGAGGAATTTCCGAGtcagcgcgccgccgagcgcgcCAGCCGGAAAGAGGCGGAGCAGCGTCGCCTGCTCGGCtacacctcctcctccgaagAAGTCCAGGCAGGACTTCGAGGCGGCGAAGCAGGAGCCGCGAGTCACTGTCCTCGACGACAACCCCGCTTACAGCGGCTTCACCTTCGACTCCAACAGCAGCAACGACGCCTCCTGGATCGATGCCTAG